The genomic window TGATGTAATCTTCCTTCCCTTCAATGGGGTGATAGATGTGGATCTTTTGTTCTTTCCAGAACTCTTGCCATTTTTTTTCTTCCTCTTTAAAGTCGTATGCCATGTGGGTTGATTTCTGCATGCGGGTATTTATATACTTCGCGGTGTTTTGTTGTTAGCAGAGAGAAATACTTACGATGTAAGAAGATTTATCTTATTATGTAAGTAAAAATACTTATTATGTAAGTTACTTGTCGTATCGTTGATTTTAAAAGCACTGACCACTTTTATCACATCATGTCACAAGCATGGGTTGAAAAATACGTGCCAAAAACCACGGATCAAATTGTAGGACAAGAAGAAGCAATCAAAAAAGTCAGTGCTTTCATAGATAACTACAAGCAACAAAAGAAAAAGGCGTTACTACTCTACGGGCCACCAGGTTGCGGAAAAACCTCTCTTGCATATGCTCTAAGCGCTCAAAAAAATCTTGAACTCATCGAACTTAACGCGTCAGACTTCAGAAAACCTGAACAAATCGAAAACATTCTGGGAGCAGCGTCAAAACAAATGTCTCTTTTCGCAAAGGGGAAGGTGATTCTCGTTGATGAAATTGATGGAATATCAGGAACCAAAGACAGAGGAGGAATTCCTGCACTGATCAAAATGATCAAAGGATCTGCTTTTCCAGTAATTTGCATCGCAAATGACGCATATAATGACAAACTCAAAACACTAAGAAAAGAAGCAGAACTCATCGAAATGCACCCCATTGGCATCTCGCAGGGATCAAAAGTTCTCGAAGAAATTGCCAGAAAAGAACAGATCGCATTTGACTCTACGCAATTACAATCAATTATGCGACGTTCAGGAGGTGATCTTCGAGCAGCAATTAACGATCTACAAATTAGCGCAGCACTAGGATCTCTTGAACGAAAAGATATGGACGCACTCTCAGATAGGGAGCATGAAGAATCTCTTCCACAAGCGCTAGTAAGAGTGTTCAAAACAACAGATCCTCAAGTAGCACTTGGAGCATTTGACAATGTCACAGAAGACCATAATGAAATCATGCTCTGGATAGATCATAACCTGCCTCAAGAATACACAAAACCCGAAGATCTCGCAAGAGCGTATGACTATCTCTCTCGTGCAGATATCATGAATCGTCGCATACGACGATGGCAACACTGGAGATTTCTCGTTTACATCTACGCATATCTTAGTGCGGGCATTGCAGTCTCAAAAGAAGAAAAATACAGAACATTCACCAAATACAAACCAACAATGAGACTTTTACGTATCTGGCAAGTTAATATGAAGAATGCAAAGCGTAAATCCATAGCACAAAAACTCGCAGAACACACGCATTGTTCAAGCAAGGAAGCTTTTGAACATGTTGCCTATTTCAAAGCAGCAGGAAACACTAAACTTATTGATCAACTTACACAAGAGTTAGAGCTTGATGATGGAGAAGTTGCTTGGCTTAGAAAAGAACGCTAAGAAACAGTAAACGTAACAATTCAGAACGCATTCAGAAGACTTTCAGAAGAGTTCTTCAATGAGACGCTCCCACTCAAGCCCTTCAAAATTCTTAATGGTCTTATCAGCTCCCGCATCAAGAAGGTGTTTCTCATCAGTATCGGTAAGAACGCCCACACATTTCATCCCCGCAGATTTAGCAGCGTGAACACCACTTGGAGCATCCTCAAAAACAACACAAGAAGAAGGATCTACGCGTAAATGCTTTGCGCAAGCAAGATAAATATCAGGAGCAGGTTTCCCACGTTTCACATCTTCTGTTGCAATAATGTCAATATCAAGACCGATTTTCTCTAACTTTTTTCTTGCAGTAGTTTTATCTCCTCCTGTGCCAACCATAAAAGGGACATGTTGTTCGCGAAGTTGCTTTATGAATTCAAGAACGCCAGGAACGACAGGAATGGTTTGCGTTTCAACTTTTTCTTCCATGCGTCTGCGTTTTTCTCGTAGAAGTTCTTCGATATCTACATCAAGTTGGCGCTCTTTAATGATTTGCTCAAAAATAGATCGGGAGCCTTGGCCTGAGAACCTATTGATAAAATAATCAAAGTCAAAAGAAATGTTAAATGGTGCGAGTGTCTCATTAATACTCGCGATTTCAAAAGGTTCAGCAAGAACGATAACGCCGTCAAGATCAAAAATTGCCGCGTACATGTATCTTATTCGCCTAAGTAAGAGTATTTAAGTGTTGGTACGATACTTAGTGTTGCAGGAATTGTTCAACAATAATTTTAAATAGGCCGTTCTTACCAAAACCGCTATGAAGATTGAAGATATTGCAACGTTTTGTAAAGCAAAGGGGTTTGTCTATCCCGCAGCGGAGATTTACGGCGGGCTTTCAGGTTTTTTTGATTTTGGCCCTCTTGGCGTTGCACTTAAAAATAATATTAAAGAGTCTTGGTGGAAGTTCTATGTTGATTCAAGAGAAGGCGTGGTGGGTCAAGACGGCGCGATCATTACAAATCCGCGTGTGTGGGAAGCATCAGGTCACGTAGATAACTTCTCCGATCCTCTTCTTACCTGCTCGAAGTGCAAGCACAAAGTACGTGCAGATACATTCATAGAAGAAGAACTCAAAATTAACGCAGACGGAATTACTGCAGATCAAATCAATCACTACGTTGAAAAACATGGACTTGTATGTCCTCTTTGCAAAGGGGAGTTTCAAAAGGTTGAAGATTTCAAACTAATGTTTTCAACTCAGGTAGGTCCAAGTGCTGAAAAAAGCGCTCAAGCATTTCTTCGACCAGAGACTGCACAATCTATTTTTCCTAATTTTAGACTTATTGCAGATACGTGCAGAATGCAACTTCCTTTTGGAATTGCACAGATTGGAAAAGCATTTAGAAATGAAATTTCTCCAAGAGATTTTCTCTTTCGTTGCAGAGAATTTGAGCAATGTGAATTGGAATTCTTCATTCATCCTGAACAAACAGAATGTGAACTTCTCACAGATGAATTAAAAAAAATCTCTCTTAGTGTCTGGACATCTGAACAACAAGAGCAAGGAGAAAAAGAAAGTACGCTTAGTATTGGTGATCTTATTGATATGAAAAAAATTGATGAGTGGCATGCATACTGGATCGCTCAGACCTACCTGTGGTTGACGAAAGAAATAGGTCTTAAACAAGAAAACTTGCGTTTAAGAGAGCATGTTCCAAGCGAACTTTCGCACTACTCAAGTGCTACATTTGACTTTGACTACCGTTTCCCTCATGGTTTTAAAGAACTTCACGGCTGTGCGAACAGAGGGCAGTATGACCTTACTCAACATCAAAAAGTTTCAGGAAAAAAACTGGCAATTCACGATGAGACAACGGGACAAAAGGTAATTCCAAGGGTCATTGAACCATCCCAAGGTGTTGACAGACTTTTCCTTGCAATTCTTGTTGACGCATACAACGATGATGAGGAGAGAGGAAATATCGTTCTCAAGATTAAACCTGCTCTTGCCCCGATCAAAGTAGGGGTTTTTCCGTTAGTTAAAAAAGACTGTCTTTATGAAAAAGCAAGAGAGATTTTCTCCACGCTTAAAGAAGATGTTGTCTGTCAGTTTGATTCTTCAGGTTCAATAGGTCGACGCTACGCGCGAGCTGATGAATTAGGAATTCCCTTTTGTATCACTGTTGATTATGAATCAAAAGAAGATGGCTGTGTGACGATACGTGATCGTGATTCGACTGAGCAGAAGCGTGTAAAGATTGAAAACCTCTCCGAAACCGTACAAAAGTTAATAAATGGCAAAACCTCATTTATAAACTTATGATACGAAAGAGGGCATCACAGATAGCATTTGCGTTTCTTCTCCTCACAGGTATTGTATTAGTTCTTCACTCTTCAGGACAACCATCAATCACGGGGTTTGCGGTTAAAGATAGTTCTCAAACAGGCGTTCTTCTTGAAAGCGCACTTAATGACAACAGCGTGTTTTCAAAAGCTGGAGTAAGCAATTTGTGCTTGATAGTTGAGAATATCTCCTATGATGTGAGTAAGACGAGCGACGTTTTTGTCGTCTCACAAAGTAGTGGTGATTGCGATGGACCCCTTCAAGAAGATCTTATCATTAAATTTAATTCCTATGAAGATTTCCTTGGGGTTGTAAGCGACCCAACTCCTCTTAACATTGTACGGGGACGTGCAGGAGTGCACTACTACATCTTGCCTTCACGGATGGTTCAAACAGGAGGAAATGTCATTTGCGATGCCGAATTTAAAGCAAAGTATTGTCCTGTTGCAAGGAGTTTAACAACAGAAGAAGAACTTATTAGAGGAGATCTAACATGTTGCATTGATAAACTAACACCTGAACTTGAAAAACTTATGGAAGAGCATTACGCTTCAGGAACGTTCGTTAATGA from Candidatus Woesearchaeota archaeon includes these protein-coding regions:
- a CDS encoding HAD family phosphatase, whose amino-acid sequence is MYAAIFDLDGVIVLAEPFEIASINETLAPFNISFDFDYFINRFSGQGSRSIFEQIIKERQLDVDIEELLREKRRRMEEKVETQTIPVVPGVLEFIKQLREQHVPFMVGTGGDKTTARKKLEKIGLDIDIIATEDVKRGKPAPDIYLACAKHLRVDPSSCVVFEDAPSGVHAAKSAGMKCVGVLTDTDEKHLLDAGADKTIKNFEGLEWERLIEELF
- a CDS encoding glycine--tRNA ligase; amino-acid sequence: MKIEDIATFCKAKGFVYPAAEIYGGLSGFFDFGPLGVALKNNIKESWWKFYVDSREGVVGQDGAIITNPRVWEASGHVDNFSDPLLTCSKCKHKVRADTFIEEELKINADGITADQINHYVEKHGLVCPLCKGEFQKVEDFKLMFSTQVGPSAEKSAQAFLRPETAQSIFPNFRLIADTCRMQLPFGIAQIGKAFRNEISPRDFLFRCREFEQCELEFFIHPEQTECELLTDELKKISLSVWTSEQQEQGEKESTLSIGDLIDMKKIDEWHAYWIAQTYLWLTKEIGLKQENLRLREHVPSELSHYSSATFDFDYRFPHGFKELHGCANRGQYDLTQHQKVSGKKLAIHDETTGQKVIPRVIEPSQGVDRLFLAILVDAYNDDEERGNIVLKIKPALAPIKVGVFPLVKKDCLYEKAREIFSTLKEDVVCQFDSSGSIGRRYARADELGIPFCITVDYESKEDGCVTIRDRDSTEQKRVKIENLSETVQKLINGKTSFINL
- a CDS encoding replication factor C large subunit: MSQAWVEKYVPKTTDQIVGQEEAIKKVSAFIDNYKQQKKKALLLYGPPGCGKTSLAYALSAQKNLELIELNASDFRKPEQIENILGAASKQMSLFAKGKVILVDEIDGISGTKDRGGIPALIKMIKGSAFPVICIANDAYNDKLKTLRKEAELIEMHPIGISQGSKVLEEIARKEQIAFDSTQLQSIMRRSGGDLRAAINDLQISAALGSLERKDMDALSDREHEESLPQALVRVFKTTDPQVALGAFDNVTEDHNEIMLWIDHNLPQEYTKPEDLARAYDYLSRADIMNRRIRRWQHWRFLVYIYAYLSAGIAVSKEEKYRTFTKYKPTMRLLRIWQVNMKNAKRKSIAQKLAEHTHCSSKEAFEHVAYFKAAGNTKLIDQLTQELELDDGEVAWLRKER